GTCATACCGCTTGTAAAGTCATAATCAAATAAAGAGGTTTGGTGTTTTCGCAATGATTAAAACCCTATTGCTGGCATTAGCTCTCTACTTTACCATCCTATCAGTTGCTGCAGATGATGTTAAGCAGGCTGAGGCTGAGGCTGAGGCTGAGGCTGAGGCTGAGGTTGGTAGTTGGGGGAAGGTTGTATTTAGAAGTGATCCCTTATTGAATTTGCACCTATTTTTGTATGAAATGGCGAGAGATGAAAATGCTTTGAAGGAGTTTAGGGATAGCGAAAGCATTAGCTCCGAAGATCTTTCGTATTTTGAAAAGGCTATTGAAGAGTATCGTGAATTAGGTGCTGAGAGAAATATCCATATCGTTAGATCTGATTCTGAAGTGGCTGAGTTAACCGGGGTGTTGTTGAATAGACAGAATATTGATATCGAGATTTCAAAAGATAGTTTGTATCGGCATGTAGTAAATGTTGCTCCTATCTATAAGCGGAACTTATGGGAAACGCATTCGGCTAAAAACCTTGAATGGCTTCGCGGGCTGCAGGTAAAACTGGATAAGTATGGCGGAGAAATTTCACAAGAGCTTGAGCAACTGTTTTCAGTAAATCTGGTGGATGGTGTTCATACAGTAAATATTACCTATAAGCCAGGTTTGCGCCAAGGTGCAACGACTTCAGGGCGAAGCTTTCAAACTATTATCAATAGCTCTTATCCAGAGTACAGTGGCTGGTTTGCTTTGGAGATGTTTTTCCATGAGTTGTCACATGTAAATAGCGTTAGCAGAAAAAGTAGACTTCAGAAGTTGATTGGTAGTGAGTTTGATAAATATAGCTTGGAGCAGCATAAAAAAATATGGCACCCTATTCATTTTTACACGGTGGGTGAAGTTGTTAAGAGGGCGATATCAAAGGAAGAGCCTAAGTTTGTCGCTTACGCAAAAGCAAATGGCTTATACGTTGGTCATTGGGACTATAAAGTTATTCTTGATAGGTATTGGATGCCATATTTGGATGGTTTGGTTTCTATGGAGCAAGCTATAGAAAATATTGCAAAAGAACTATCGGAAAAAGGTTAAACAAACTGTACGCTTAGTCTTTGTGGATTTGTAAATTTTGTAAATTTTGTAAGTTTTTTGCTCTGTAATTTTGCATGTTGGGTGATCTACTTAATTTTTGCTAATAAGGGAGTGTTAATGCAACCTGTTAATCTCAAAGAGCACCCTGAAGGTGGGAGATTTCTAGAGGTCTTCAGATCAAATGCCATAGTCAAAACTGAACAAGGACAAAGTCGATCCGCTCTCACCCATATCTACTTTTCGTTATATGGGGGAGAAGTTAGTCGTTTTCATAAGGTGCAGTCGGATGAGGTTTGGAGCCTGTATCAGGGGGCTGGATTATACCTCTATACCTGGAATGAACTAGAAGATATTGTCAGCAGAGTTGAGGTTTCCGCCCAAAGGAATACCTTCTGCCACGTTGTTCCCGCTGGCGTTTGGCAAGCAGCGGAACCTATTGGCGAATCGGTGTTGGTAGGTTGTTCAGTTGGCCCGGGTTTTGATTTTGCAGATTTTGAACTTATTCATTCGCAGCCGAGTTTAATCAGTAAGCTTCATTCTATAGACTCCAGGTTATTAAAGTTTACTGAATCCTGATGTATTTTTGAGCTTGCATAGCAGGGGGAATGGGTGAGTATTTATGATATGTTAGTTAATATACTTCTTACATTAGCTTATGGCTGGTCGTTGATTTGGGTTTTTCTTGCTTGGGGAATGGGAATAGCTAATTTTGCAAAAGAGCATGGCAGGCTTCTAGGGTGGCTAGGATATGCCTTTTGGTGTTTTTTGATTTTCTTTCATCTTTTTTCGATATACGCGCTTTGGGTAGGTCTTTATTCGGTCCTTTGGTTAGTGGCACTTCTGCTTACATCTCATTTTCTCTTTGGGCTCATATTTGGACGAAATCTTAGTGCTCGTTAGATTATAAATTAAGCTATGGCGAGAGTTTTTTCTGCAGAAAGTTATTTAAT
This DNA window, taken from Microbulbifer sp. GL-2, encodes the following:
- a CDS encoding cupin domain-containing protein; translated protein: MQPVNLKEHPEGGRFLEVFRSNAIVKTEQGQSRSALTHIYFSLYGGEVSRFHKVQSDEVWSLYQGAGLYLYTWNELEDIVSRVEVSAQRNTFCHVVPAGVWQAAEPIGESVLVGCSVGPGFDFADFELIHSQPSLISKLHSIDSRLLKFTES